From one bacterium genomic stretch:
- a CDS encoding Na/Pi cotransporter family protein, whose protein sequence is MIKDIIFGTVGGLGLFLYGIHIMSDALQKAAGDKMRKILGVITNKAFFGLLAGAGITSIIQSSSATTVMVIGFVNAGLMTLKQAVGVIFGANIGTTITAQLIAFKITHYVLPLIGIGFALHFFCKRRVPKQIGMTIFGFGLLLLGLSIMTDTVRFLRSSQAVKDIFVNFSSTPILGVLAGMIVTMVVQSSSATVGITMALGMGGLIDINAAIPLLLGDNIGTCVTGMLASVGTNVGARRAAVAHVLFNVIGTALVLMLLPVYKTLIIHTADSIGRQIANAHTLFNVINAMLFLPFTGAYARLIEKIVPGKDPSLDYAPKFLEPHLLRTPSIAIEQAQKELVRMTEMVKTMVDKAMDGFFKKDINMMHNAIKKEDAVDNLQSSITHYLVELSEKSLSFEMAEKIPALLHSVNDIERVGDISENLVELGERAIEQKLPFSDKAIKELREMYSEVTAMLEDTIKALELNDVAIARKVWGREKRINELTETFGNNHTSRLRNGACNVVSGIVFTDLLSNFEKIGDHLNNVADAVIGGLQWDSHKSNDK, encoded by the coding sequence ATGATAAAAGATATAATTTTTGGCACGGTTGGCGGACTCGGGTTATTTCTCTATGGCATTCACATAATGAGCGATGCTCTCCAGAAAGCAGCTGGAGATAAGATGAGAAAAATACTGGGCGTAATAACAAATAAGGCCTTTTTCGGCTTATTGGCCGGCGCGGGAATTACCAGTATTATTCAGTCAAGCAGCGCAACAACGGTTATGGTAATAGGCTTTGTCAATGCAGGGCTTATGACCTTAAAGCAGGCTGTTGGCGTTATATTCGGAGCAAATATAGGCACAACTATTACTGCCCAGCTTATTGCTTTTAAAATAACTCATTATGTGCTGCCCCTCATTGGAATAGGATTTGCATTACATTTTTTCTGCAAGAGACGCGTGCCAAAACAAATAGGCATGACTATATTTGGATTTGGTCTTTTGCTTCTTGGTTTGAGTATTATGACGGATACGGTGCGGTTCTTGCGCAGCAGCCAGGCTGTAAAGGATATCTTTGTCAATTTTAGCAGCACACCTATTTTAGGAGTGCTTGCCGGGATGATTGTAACTATGGTTGTTCAGAGTAGCAGCGCAACAGTTGGTATCACTATGGCGCTTGGCATGGGAGGGCTTATTGACATAAACGCAGCAATTCCATTATTACTTGGAGATAATATTGGAACATGCGTAACAGGGATGTTAGCAAGCGTTGGAACTAATGTCGGTGCACGCCGCGCTGCTGTAGCGCACGTCCTGTTTAATGTAATTGGTACAGCGCTAGTTTTAATGCTTTTACCTGTGTATAAAACACTGATTATTCACACAGCAGACAGTATTGGAAGACAGATTGCAAATGCGCATACTCTGTTTAATGTGATTAATGCGATGTTATTTTTACCTTTTACAGGGGCATATGCCAGATTAATAGAGAAGATCGTACCGGGGAAAGACCCCTCTCTTGACTATGCCCCAAAGTTTCTGGAACCACACCTTCTGCGTACTCCATCTATAGCAATAGAACAGGCGCAAAAAGAACTTGTAAGAATGACCGAGATGGTTAAGACAATGGTTGATAAAGCAATGGACGGATTCTTCAAAAAGGATATAAATATGATGCATAATGCTATAAAAAAAGAAGATGCTGTTGATAATCTCCAAAGCTCAATAACTCACTATTTGGTTGAGCTTTCTGAAAAGAGTTTAAGCTTTGAGATGGCAGAGAAGATACCTGCGCTTCTTCATTCAGTTAATGATATAGAGCGCGTGGGGGACATTTCAGAAAACCTCGTAGAACTTGGAGAAAGAGCGATTGAGCAAAAACTTCCATTTAGTGATAAAGCAATTAAGGAATTAAGAGAGATGTATTCGGAAGTTACAGCAATGCTGGAGGATACAATCAAGGCGCTAGAATTAAACGATGTTGCAATTGCCCGTAAAGTCTGGGGCAGGGAAAAAAGGATAAATGAATTAACAGAGACATTTGGAAATAATCATACATCTAGATTGAGAAATGGGGCATGCAATGTGGTTTCAGGCATTGTTTTCACTGATCTGCTGAGCAACTTTGAAAAGATAGGCGATCATCTGAATAATGTTGCAGACGCTGTTATTGGCGGGCTTCAGTGGGATAGCCATAAATCAAACGACAAATAA
- a CDS encoding homocitrate synthase, whose product MAKNKIYIIDVTNRDGVQTSRICLSKLQKTMINLYLNEMGIYQSEFGFPVTHHETNYLNANLELTKMGVLKPIILEGWIRAIPEDVKDAAKLTTLEHLNLSISTSDQMIHGKFRGKFSKEDVIKVMVEAVDLAKEKGIKTIGVNAEDASRTDMDYLIKFAKKAKEHGADRIRYCDTLGFDDPFTIYERIKVLAAEVNAPIELHCHNDLGLVIATSLAGAKAAIDAGVDAYINTTVNGIGERAGNADLVSVILAIKYSSGFKDKYVLDERVDLSKAWKIAKYASYAFGIPIPINQPGVGANAFAHESGIHADGALKDRRNYELYDFEELGRREPEVIETGRKITAGEYSGIKGFKNVYEKLEIEFHDEKEATKILELVRYANVQTQKPLVEDELRFIAKYPEIARKIFMMTP is encoded by the coding sequence ATGGCAAAAAATAAGATTTATATTATCGACGTAACCAATAGAGACGGAGTTCAAACATCACGGATTTGTCTTTCAAAATTACAGAAGACAATGATAAATCTTTATCTCAATGAAATGGGGATTTATCAAAGCGAGTTCGGTTTTCCTGTAACTCACCATGAGACAAATTATCTTAACGCCAATTTAGAGTTGACTAAAATGGGAGTACTTAAGCCGATAATCCTAGAAGGTTGGATTCGGGCAATACCGGAAGATGTAAAGGATGCTGCAAAGCTAACAACCTTAGAGCACCTTAATCTTTCTATCTCTACATCAGATCAAATGATCCATGGGAAATTCAGGGGAAAATTCTCCAAAGAGGACGTGATCAAAGTAATGGTCGAAGCGGTAGATTTGGCTAAAGAAAAAGGAATAAAGACAATAGGCGTGAATGCTGAGGACGCCTCTCGGACTGACATGGATTATCTTATCAAATTTGCCAAGAAAGCAAAAGAACATGGTGCAGATAGAATTCGTTATTGCGACACATTAGGTTTTGATGATCCATTTACAATTTATGAACGTATAAAGGTTTTAGCTGCAGAGGTAAATGCCCCCATAGAACTTCATTGCCACAATGATTTAGGGTTGGTTATTGCCACTTCTTTAGCTGGAGCAAAGGCAGCTATTGATGCAGGAGTAGATGCCTACATAAATACTACTGTTAACGGCATTGGTGAGCGGGCAGGAAATGCGGATTTGGTATCAGTTATACTGGCTATAAAATATTCAAGCGGGTTCAAAGATAAATATGTCTTAGATGAACGCGTAGATTTATCAAAGGCCTGGAAGATTGCCAAATACGCTTCCTATGCCTTTGGTATCCCTATACCTATAAATCAGCCTGGAGTTGGCGCCAATGCTTTTGCTCATGAATCAGGGATACATGCTGACGGCGCCTTAAAAGATAGGCGAAACTATGAACTCTACGATTTTGAAGAATTGGGTCGGAGAGAGCCTGAAGTTATTGAGACAGGAAGAAAAATAACTGCAGGTGAATATAGTGGTATTAAGGGATTCAAAAACGTCTATGAGAAATTAGAGATAGAATTTCATGACGAAAAAGAGGCAACCAAGATTTTGGAGTTAGTTCGTTACGCCAATGTCCAGACGCAGAAACCTTTAGTTGAAGACGAACTAAGGTTTATTGCTAAGTATCCCGAGATAGCCAGGAAAATATTTATGATGACACCTTGA
- a CDS encoding transposase has protein sequence MQLCVASALNLAILCIAVCNTVDMQNAIRALKREGDNVNLKDLRFFSPYAHSHHNIYGRFYFHGVPGTHLDLIEKAFEPL, from the coding sequence ATGCAGCTTTGTGTAGCGTCTGCTCTGAATTTGGCTATCCTTTGTATTGCTGTTTGCAACACAGTCGATATGCAAAATGCTATTCGTGCTCTAAAAAGAGAAGGCGACAATGTTAATCTTAAAGATTTGCGATTCTTTTCCCCTTATGCACATAGCCACCACAATATTTATGGCCGATTCTACTTTCATGGTGTTCCTGGAACTCATCTAGATTTAATAGAAAAGGCTTTTGAACCTTTATGA